The Helicobacter mustelae genome has a segment encoding these proteins:
- a CDS encoding HIT family protein codes for MQNIYAPWRTDYFETQTEGCIFCEISQNPQLDEQNRVFYRDELCYGVMNRFPYIPGHLLFIPNIHIDSPEKLPVKTWLHLQIIIQKAIPMLYEYGAQGVNFGINIKKAAGAGIPGHLHLHLLPRYNGDTNFITSIADTRVYGVDFLEIFQKIKKLSQIYLKEQK; via the coding sequence ATGCAAAACATCTATGCTCCCTGGCGCACAGATTATTTTGAGACGCAAACAGAGGGCTGCATCTTTTGTGAGATTTCTCAAAATCCCCAGCTTGATGAACAAAATAGGGTTTTTTATCGTGATGAGCTTTGTTATGGGGTCATGAATCGCTTCCCCTATATCCCCGGGCATCTGCTTTTTATCCCCAACATACACATCGATAGCCCCGAAAAATTGCCTGTCAAAACCTGGCTACATCTCCAAATCATCATCCAAAAAGCCATCCCCATGCTCTATGAATATGGAGCACAGGGGGTGAATTTTGGCATTAATATCAAAAAAGCAGCAGGTGCTGGGATCCCTGGGCATCTGCATCTGCATCTTTTACCTCGATATAATGGGGATACCAATTTTATTACCAGTATCGCAGATACTAGAGTCTATGGCGTGGATTTCTTGGAAATCTTTCAAAAAATCAAAAAACTTTCTCAAATTTATCTCAAGGAGCAAAAATGA